A section of the Phaseolus vulgaris cultivar G19833 chromosome 8, P. vulgaris v2.0, whole genome shotgun sequence genome encodes:
- the LOC137826740 gene encoding uncharacterized protein codes for MITFSEGTINAPMFQGIETSIYYSNLTFLNDLNTTVQWLFVKKEDPKMKEFWHDKAALQDSYFQSVKTLVVENIIENFKISSGILRVLRSLEELQVHSCKAVQVIFNIDETMEKNGIVSPLKKLTLDKLPYLKRVWSKDPQGMINFPNLQEVSVRDCKQLETLFHSSLAKNLLKLGTLDIRNCAELVSIVRKEDAMEEEATARFEFPCLSSLLLYKLPQLSCFYPGKHHLKCPILESLNVSYCPKLKLFTFEFLDSDTKEITESKVSYPDTTENEVSSPDTNRQPLFSVEKVVPKLKKLALNEENIKLLRNKYFPEDLFDKLNYLELCFEDCDNDDDKNDGDSDDGDSVNDNSEDGESEDGGSNDDDSDDGDSVADDSDDSDSDDDGDSVANDSDDSVSDDDSDSDDDGDSKYGDSEDGDSEDSDSDDGDNKDSDSDDGDSEDGNNVDDDSDNDDDNEDGDSKDGDSKDDDNEDDYSEEDTLPFDFLHKVHNLEHLVVRCLRIKKIFPAQEHQVKERIPTTLKSLTLGNLEELKSIGLEHPPYSEKLEVLNLERCPQLQNLVPNSVSFISLKQLCVKLCQEMTYLFKFSTAKSLVQLESLIVMNCKSLKEIAEKEDNDDEIIFGKLTTLTLDSLPRLEGFYLGKATLQFSCLKEMKIAKCRKMDKFSIGVAKAPMIPHVNFQNNPSLIHDDDLNNIVNRLFTKRSR; via the exons ATGATAACTTTCTCTGAAGGAACCATTAATGCGCCAATGTTTCAAGGGATTGAAACTTCAATATATTATTCTAACTTAACTTTCCTCAATGATCTCAACACTACAGTCCAGTGGTTGTTTGTCAAAAAG GAGGATCCTAAGATGAAAGAATTTTGGCATGACAAAGCTGCGTTGCAAGATAGCTACTTTCAAAGCGTAAAAACATTGGTGGTAGAGAACATTATAGAAAATTTTAAGATTTCATCTGGAATCCTTCGTGTCTTAAGGAGCTTGGAAGAATTGCAGGTACATAGCTGCAAGGCTGTGCAGGTAATATTTAATATCGATGAAACGATGGAAAAGAATGGAATAGTCTCTCCTTTGAAAAAGCTTACTTTAGATAAGTTGCCATATTTGAAGAGGGTATGGAGCAAAGATCCACAAGGAATGATCAACTTTCCAAATTTACAAGAAGTGAGTGTTCGTGATTGCAAACAATTGGAAACACTATTCCATTCATCCCTTGCCAAAAATCTTTTAAAGCTTGGGACACTTGATATACGGAACTGTGCCGAGTTGGTATCAATAGTAAGAAAGGAAGATGCAATGGAAGAGGAAGCAACTGCAAGGTTTGAATTCCCTTGTTTGTCATCTTTGCTTCTTTATAAGCTGCCACAGCTAAGTTGCTTTTATCCTGGAAAACACCATCTGAAATGCCCCATATTAGAAAGCTTAAACGTGTCCTATTGTCCAAAGTTGAAACTATTCACATTTGAATTTCTTGATAGTGACACAAAAGAAATTACAGAGAGTAAGGTTAGTTATCCAGATACAACAGAGAATGAAGTTAGTTCTCCAGATACAAATAGACAACCTTTGTTCTCTGTTGAAAAG GTTGTTCCCAAACTGAAGAAATTGGCACTCAATGAGGAAAACATTAAGTTATTGAGGAATAAATATTTTCCAGAAGACCTCTTTGACAAGTTAAACTATCTTGAGCTATGCTTTGAGGATTGTGACAATGATGATGACAAAAATGATGGTGACAGTGATGATGGTGACAGTGTTAATGATAACAGTGAGGATGGTGAAAGTGAAGATGGTGGCAGTAATGATGATGACAGTGATGATGGTGACAGTGTTGCTGATGACAGTGATGATAGTGACAGTGATGATGATGGTGACAGTGTTGCTAATGACAGTGATGATAGTGTCAGTGATGATGATAGTGATAGTGATGATGATGGTGACAGTAAGTATGGTGACAGTGAGGATGGTGACAGTGAGGATAGTGACAGTGATGATGGTGACAATAAGGATAGTGACAGTGATGATGGTGACAGTGAGGATGGTAACAATGTTGATGATGACAGTGATAATGATGATGACAATGAAGATGGTGACAGTAAGGATGGTGACAGTAAGGATGATGACAATGAGGATGATTATAGTGAGGAAGATACTTTGCCTTTTGATTTCCTCCACAAGGTGCACAATTTAGAACATCTAGTTGTTAGATGCCTTAGAATCAAGAAGATATTCCCTGCCCAAGAACACCAAGTTAAGGAGAGAATACCTACCACACTGAAAAGTTTAACCCTAGGCAATCTTGAAGAGCTAAAGTCCATAGGGTTAGAGCACCCGCCATATTCtgaaaagcttgaagtattAAACCTTGAAAGGTGCCCTCAATTACAAAATTTAGTTCCGAATTCAGTATCATTCATCAGCCTGAAACAATTGTGTGTGAAGTTGTGTCAAGAGATGAcatatttattcaaattttcaacTGCCAAAAGTTTGGTGCAACTTGAGTCCCTGATTGTAATGAACTGTAAATCATTAAAAGAGATAGCTGAGAAAGAAGACAATGATGATGAGATCATATTTGGAAAACTCACAACATTAACGTTGGATTCCTTACCAAGGCTAGAAGGGTTTTATTTAGGGAAAGCTACTTTGCAGTTCTCATGTCTGAAAGAAATGAAGATAGCTAAATGCCGCAAGATGGACAAATTTTCTATAGGAGTTGCAAAAGCACCAATGATTCCCCATGTAAACTTCCAGAATAATCCTAGTTTGATCCACGATGATGATCTCAACAACATTGTCAATAGGTTGTTCACAAAGAG GTCTCGTTAA